One Thermococcus sp. genomic window, GTCCCTACCTCCGAGTCCGACGATGTAGTTCTTTATTATCGGCTTTGCGTCGGTGTTGTAGAGCGCTCCCTTCGCTTCGGTGAAGAGGATTCCCTCCATACCGAACGAGTAGTTCCTGTCGAGAACGGCTATGCCCTCAACGTGTTTGGCGAGTTCATAGACCTCTTCTGTCGGGAACGGCCTGAACCAGCGGACCTTGGCGGCGCCGACCTTGTAGCCCTCCTCCCGCAGTACATCAACGGCCTGTTTGACGGTTCCCATAAGGGAGCCCATTCCCATGAAGACGAAGTCTGCATCTTCCGTCCTGTAGAGCTCGATCATCCGACTGTAGTCCCTGCCGAACTTCTCGCCGAATTCCTTTCCAACCTCCTTAATAACCTTCTTAGCCTTCTCGTGGGCCTTTGCAAGCTTGTAGCGGAACTCGTAGTAGTCGTTCGGAGTCGCAAGGGCGCCGATGGCCTTAGGGTTCTCGAAGTCGGTGAGGGTGTAGAGCGGCTTCCTAGGCGGAAGGAACTCATCGACGAGCTCCTGCGGGATCATCTCAACGACGTCGTAGGTGTGGCTAAGTATAAACGCACTCTCAATGACCATTGCGGGCACGTTGACGGTCTCCGCCACCTTGAACGCCATCAAAACCCCATCGTAGACCTCCTGGTTATTCTCGGCGTAGAACTGCATCCAGCCGGTGTCCCTCTGGGCAAGGCTGTCGGTCTGGTCGTCCCAGACGCTCCACGGTGGGGCCATTGCCCTGTTGACGTCTACCATGACTACTGGGAGCCTCGCACCGGCGGCCCAGTGAAGCATCTCGTGCATGAGGGCGAGACCCTGGGCCGAGGTCGCCGTGAATGCCCTTGCACCCGTTGCGGCGGCTCCAATGCTTGCCGCCATGGCGGAGTGCTCGCTTTCAACGGGGACGTATTCCAGTCCCTCTATCTCCCCACTGGCGAGGAATTCGGCTATCTTTTCAATGATACTCGTCTGGGGTGTGATCGGGTAAGCCGCCACGACCTGGGTACGGGCGTGCTTGACGGCGTAGGCGGCCGCGTAGTTGCCGCTCACAACCTTTCTGATGGGTTTGTAATCCATACCCAACACCTCACTTCTCCTCTTTCTCCATAGTTATCGCCTTGGTCGGGCACTCGTTCGCGCAGATTCCGCAGCCTTTACAGTAGTCGTAGTCGACCGCCACGTATCCATCTTCTTTTATGTAAATAGCTGGCTCCGGGCAGAACTTCCAGCAGATGTAGCACTTGACGCACTTTTCTTCATCTATCACTGGTATGAACGTTCTCCAGTCGCCGGTGAAGTTGGACAGGGTCGTTCCGAGCGTTACCGGGGCCTCTGGGTATTCATCCACGCTCTTAAGTACGATTTTGACTGCCCCTTCCTTTTTTTCACCAAACAGTGTGTTCAATTTTCTCACCCCGCTTGTACCAAGGATTAAAGGAAATAGAATCAGAGCTCGTAAACCGTCGTCTTCTCGAAAGCCTCTGCGGCTGCCCTGGCGTTCTTCTCGCCAAGGTTACCAGAGAAGACGTCCGTTATGGCCGTCTGGACGTGCTCAAGACTGACGATACCGGTGACCTTCGCGATTGCACCGAGGATGGCCGTGTTGGTTATCGGCAGGCCGAGCACCTCAAGAGCTATTCCTGTTGCGTCAACGAGGGCGAGCTTGCCTGGTTTCTTCTTGAGTTTCTCAAGAACTTCATCCCTGCTCTTTTCAGTGTTTATAATGACGATCCCGCCATCTTTGAGCCCGGCGGTGACGTCGACCGTGTCGAGAAGGCTTGGGTCGAGGACGACGACTATGTCCGGCTCGTATATCTGGGTTTTTATCCTGATCGGCCTCTCGTCGATCCTGGTGAATGCTGTGACGGGCGCTCCACGTCTTTCAACACCGAAGAACGGGAATGCCTGGACGTATTTGCCCTCTTTGAACGCGGCTGAAGCTAGTATGTTGGCGGCAGTAACTGCACCCTGTCCACCTCTACCGTGAAAACGAATCTCCATCATATTTCCTGCCTCCTAAATTTGTCAAAACTTATTCACCCGTTGCATTTATTTAAGTTTCGGTAAGGGGTTAGAGGGCTTTAGACAGCTGCCTTTGGGTATAGATGAACTTGGTGGACCTTTGATGGTTAGAAAAAACCATAATTTCTCGAAAAAGGTTCGGAGGTATATCCGCTACGTTCCGTCCACCTCGCCGCTGGATTAATCCGGCGGACAAAATTTTTAAATGCTTTTGTGGCCTATGTGTTGGTATATAGACTATATATTTGGGGGATGGGCATGGACGGCCTTGCGATAGCGGTGGTTGCTGTGGCTTTCTACATCGCCTGGAACATAGGGTCAAACGATTCTGCGAACGCCATGGGTACCGCCGTTGGTTCTGGCATCCTGAGCTTCAGGCAGGCCACCCTTACCATAGCCATATTCGTGATTATGGGGGCTTATCTGCGTGGGTACCGGGTGATGAAAACCGTCGGCAAAGGCATCGTTCCGTCCGGTTACCTGTCCATGGAGATGGCTGTTATAGCGCTGCTGGCCGCTGGTATATGGGTCACCATAGCCACCGTTAAGGGCCTGCCGGTGTCTACCACCCAGTCCATAGTAGGTGGGGTCATAGGGGTGGGCCTCGCCGTTGGTGCACCCATAAACTGGTTCACCATGTTCAAGATAGCCTCCGCGTGGGTCCTGTCCCCCATACTATCCGGCGTTCTCGCGATAGTCCTTTACAGATTTTACTCATGGGTGGTTTCCCGGCTGAAGAGTGCGTCCACGATAGAGGCCCTTTACAAGGCTCTGGCGGTTCTTGGAGGCTCGTACATGGCGTTTAACTTCGGAACCAACGAGGTTGCCAACGCCTCCGGCCCTATAGTGGGCGCTGGCTTCCTTGAACCGAAAGTTGCCGGGGTTATGGTGGCCATGAGTCTTGCCATCGGCTCCCTGACGTTCAGCTACGCCGTCATGCACACGGTCGGAAAAAAGATAACCTCGTTGGGACCCATATCTGCCTTTGCGGCTCAGTTTGGCTCCGCCATCTCCGTGAGTCTCGCGAACGTTCTTGGTCTTCCCGTTAGCTCCAGTCAATCAATCGTTGGCGGTGTCGTCGGTGTTGGTCTGCTGGTCGGTGAGGGGGTTGAGAGGTCCGTTGTGAGGGACATCCTGTTCGGGTGGGTGGCCACACCACTGACCGCCATCTTCATCTCTTTCGTCGTGTTCAAGCTCTTCGCCGTGGTGGGGCTTGTTTAGTGGTTCTATTTTGACCCCAAGTTTCGTGAGCTCTCTCATCATACCGGTTTGAACGTACGTGTCTATGACCGTTTCCCTCCCGTAAGAGATGTAGAGTGTCTCCCCTATGGAGTTTAGGAGGGCCACCACATGGGGTACCACATCTGGGTCTTCCACGTATATCCGAAATAGCCTGTATTTTGGCAGTGTGAGAACAACGTCTTCAAGCGCCTTATGCAGCTC contains:
- the porA gene encoding pyruvate ferredoxin oxidoreductase, which translates into the protein MDYKPIRKVVSGNYAAAYAVKHARTQVVAAYPITPQTSIIEKIAEFLASGEIEGLEYVPVESEHSAMAASIGAAATGARAFTATSAQGLALMHEMLHWAAGARLPVVMVDVNRAMAPPWSVWDDQTDSLAQRDTGWMQFYAENNQEVYDGVLMAFKVAETVNVPAMVIESAFILSHTYDVVEMIPQELVDEFLPPRKPLYTLTDFENPKAIGALATPNDYYEFRYKLAKAHEKAKKVIKEVGKEFGEKFGRDYSRMIELYRTEDADFVFMGMGSLMGTVKQAVDVLREEGYKVGAAKVRWFRPFPTEEVYELAKHVEGIAVLDRNYSFGMEGILFTEAKGALYNTDAKPIIKNYIVGLGGRDFTVSDVRKIAENMRAIIKKGELDVEVDWYHLKR
- a CDS encoding pyruvate/ketoisovalerate ferredoxin oxidoreductase subunit gamma: MMEIRFHGRGGQGAVTAANILASAAFKEGKYVQAFPFFGVERRGAPVTAFTRIDERPIRIKTQIYEPDIVVVLDPSLLDTVDVTAGLKDGGIVIINTEKSRDEVLEKLKKKPGKLALVDATGIALEVLGLPITNTAILGAIAKVTGIVSLEHVQTAITDVFSGNLGEKNARAAAEAFEKTTVYEL
- a CDS encoding 3-methyl-2-oxobutanoate dehydrogenase subunit delta produces the protein MNTLFGEKKEGAVKIVLKSVDEYPEAPVTLGTTLSNFTGDWRTFIPVIDEEKCVKCYICWKFCPEPAIYIKEDGYVAVDYDYCKGCGICANECPTKAITMEKEEK
- a CDS encoding inorganic phosphate transporter — its product is MDGLAIAVVAVAFYIAWNIGSNDSANAMGTAVGSGILSFRQATLTIAIFVIMGAYLRGYRVMKTVGKGIVPSGYLSMEMAVIALLAAGIWVTIATVKGLPVSTTQSIVGGVIGVGLAVGAPINWFTMFKIASAWVLSPILSGVLAIVLYRFYSWVVSRLKSASTIEALYKALAVLGGSYMAFNFGTNEVANASGPIVGAGFLEPKVAGVMVAMSLAIGSLTFSYAVMHTVGKKITSLGPISAFAAQFGSAISVSLANVLGLPVSSSQSIVGGVVGVGLLVGEGVERSVVRDILFGWVATPLTAIFISFVVFKLFAVVGLV